The proteins below come from a single Cricetulus griseus strain 17A/GY chromosome 6, alternate assembly CriGri-PICRH-1.0, whole genome shotgun sequence genomic window:
- the Phospho2 gene encoding pyridoxal phosphate phosphatase PHOSPHO2, producing the protein MKVLLVFDFDNTIIDDNSDTWIVQCAPNKELPMELQDSYQKGFWTEFMGRVFKYLGDEGVKEDEMRRAVTSMPFTSGMIELLNFLRMNKDKFDCIIISDSNSVFIDWVLEAADFHDVFDNVFTNPAAFDNNGLLTVKNCHAHSCNSCPKNLCKSAVLLDFVDKQLQKGVRYARIVYIGDGGNDVCPVTFLRKNDVAMPRKGYTLHRTLAKMSQNFEPMESSVVVWSSGVEIISHLRFLIKE; encoded by the coding sequence ATGAAAGTTTTGTTGGTATTTGACTTCGACAATACAATCATAGATGACAATAGTGACACCTGGATTGTACAATGTGCTCCAAACAAAGAGCTTCCTATGGAACTACAAGATTCTTATCAAAAGGGATTTTGGACAGAATTTATGGGCAGAGTCTTTAAGTATTTGGGAGATGAAGGGGTAAAAGAAGATGAGATGAGAAGAGCAGTGACATCAATGCCTTTCACTTCGGGGATGATAGAGCTTCTCAACTTTCTAAGAATGAATAAGGATAAATTTGATTGCATCATTATTTCAGATTCAAATTCAGTCTTCATAGATTGGGTTTTAGAAGCTGCTGATTTTCATGATGTCTTTGATAATGTGTTTACAAATCCAGCAGCTTTTGATAACAATGGTCTTCTCACAGTGAAAAATTGCCATGCTCATTCTTGCAATAGTTGCCCAAAGAATCTTTGCAAAAGTGCAGTTTTGCTAGATTTTGTAGATAAACAGTTACAAAAGGGAGTGAGATATGCACGGATTGTTTATATAGGCGATGGTGGAAATGATGTCTGTCCAGTAACCTTTTTAAGGAAGAATGATGTTGCCATGCCTCGCAAAGGATATACTTTACATAGAACTCTTGCCAAAATGTCTCAAAATTTTGAGCCTATGGAATCTTCTGTTGTAGTTTGGTCTTCAGGTGTtgaaataatttctcatttacGATTTCTAATAAAGGAGTAA